In a single window of the Thermus amyloliquefaciens genome:
- a CDS encoding succinate dehydrogenase iron-sulfur subunit: protein MQVTLKILRFDPAKHEKPTWQTYQVEAEPTDRVLDLLHKVKWDQDGTLAFRRSCGHGICGSDAMLINGKNRLACKTLVKDLGSVITVEPIRGLPVERDLIVDMEPFFAAYRAVKPYLINEEPPPARERLQSPEERERFDHGTKCILCASCTTSCPVFWVNGTYLGPAAIVQAHRFIFDSRDRGKRERFKALGSGSGVWRCRTAYNCTEACPREIPVTQLIEEVKRAILFDRF from the coding sequence ATGCAGGTTACCCTGAAGATCCTCCGCTTTGACCCCGCCAAGCACGAAAAGCCCACCTGGCAGACCTACCAGGTGGAGGCCGAGCCCACCGACCGGGTCCTGGACCTCCTGCACAAGGTGAAGTGGGACCAGGACGGCACCCTGGCCTTCCGTCGCAGTTGCGGCCACGGCATCTGCGGCTCCGACGCCATGCTCATCAACGGGAAAAACCGCCTGGCCTGTAAGACCCTGGTGAAGGACCTGGGAAGCGTGATCACCGTGGAGCCCATCCGGGGCCTGCCGGTGGAGAGGGACCTGATCGTGGACATGGAGCCCTTCTTCGCCGCCTACCGGGCGGTCAAGCCCTACCTCATCAACGAGGAGCCCCCTCCCGCGCGGGAGCGCCTGCAAAGCCCCGAGGAGCGGGAGCGGTTTGACCACGGCACCAAGTGCATCCTCTGCGCTTCTTGCACCACCAGCTGCCCGGTCTTCTGGGTCAACGGGACGTACCTGGGCCCCGCGGCCATCGTCCAGGCCCACCGCTTCATCTTTGACTCCCGCGACCGGGGGAAGAGGGAGCGCTTCAAGGCCCTGGGCTCCGGGAGCGGGGTGTGGCGGTGCCGCACCGCCTACAACTGCACCGAGGCCTGCCCCCGGGAGATCCCCGTGACCCAGCTCATTGAGGAGGTCAAGCGGGCCATCCTCTTTGACCGCTTCTAA
- a CDS encoding cysteine desulfurase family protein, translated as MRQVEGIFGNPSSIHRFGQEARRVLEGARERVADLLGVRPREVVFTASGSEADALALLGVALAKGKGHVVSTEVEHSAVLGALRLLEGLGFAVTRLRPDPLGLVYPEQVEEALRPDTILVSVMAANNELGTLYPIREMARIAHAHGALFHTDAVQAVGQVPFRVEEVGADLVSLSAHKFYGPKGIGALLVRQGVDLFPLVPGKQEGGRRGGTQSPVLAHGMAVALEKALRLLPQESSRLLALRRRLEAGLLSVEGVELNGHPEHRLPKLVNVTVKGADGEALLLAMDLLGVAVSSGSACSAGSLEPSHVLLAIGRSPKEARASLRFSLGRYTTEAEVDRAVEAFREAVARARA; from the coding sequence ATGCGCCAGGTGGAGGGGATCTTCGGCAACCCAAGCAGCATCCACCGCTTTGGCCAGGAGGCCAGGAGGGTGCTGGAGGGCGCCCGGGAGCGGGTGGCGGACCTTTTGGGGGTGCGCCCCCGGGAGGTGGTCTTTACCGCCTCGGGCTCCGAGGCGGACGCCCTGGCCCTCCTGGGGGTGGCCTTGGCCAAGGGGAAGGGGCATGTGGTGAGCACGGAGGTGGAGCACTCCGCGGTCTTGGGGGCCTTGCGCCTTCTGGAGGGCCTGGGCTTTGCCGTGACCCGGCTCAGGCCCGACCCTCTAGGCCTGGTTTACCCGGAGCAGGTGGAGGAGGCCCTAAGGCCCGACACCATCCTGGTGAGCGTCATGGCCGCCAACAACGAGCTGGGAACCCTTTACCCCATCCGGGAGATGGCCCGGATCGCCCACGCCCACGGGGCCCTCTTCCACACGGATGCCGTGCAGGCCGTGGGCCAGGTGCCCTTCCGGGTGGAGGAGGTGGGGGCGGACCTGGTCTCCTTAAGCGCCCACAAGTTCTATGGGCCGAAGGGGATCGGGGCCCTTTTGGTGCGCCAGGGTGTGGACCTCTTCCCCTTGGTGCCGGGCAAGCAGGAGGGGGGGAGGCGGGGGGGCACGCAAAGCCCGGTCCTGGCCCATGGGATGGCGGTGGCCCTGGAGAAGGCCTTGAGGCTTCTTCCCCAGGAATCCTCCCGGCTTTTGGCCTTGCGCAGGCGCCTCGAGGCGGGCCTGCTTTCCGTGGAAGGGGTGGAGCTCAACGGCCACCCCGAGCACCGCCTGCCCAAGCTGGTCAACGTGACGGTGAAGGGAGCGGATGGGGAGGCCCTGCTCTTGGCCATGGACCTCCTGGGGGTGGCGGTCTCCTCGGGCTCGGCGTGCTCCGCGGGGAGCCTCGAGCCCTCCCATGTCCTCCTGGCCATTGGCCGCTCCCCCAAGGAGGCCCGGGCCTCCTTGCGCTTCTCCCTGGGCCGCTACACCACCGAGGCCGAGGTGGACCGGGCGGTGGAGGCCTTCCGGGAAGCGGTGGCCCGGGCCCGGGCCTAG
- a CDS encoding ABC transporter ATP-binding protein, translating to MAVIETHGLTKRYGRVVAVEDLNLEVQEGEVFGLLGPNGSGKTTTILMLLGLTEPTRGKARVLGLDPMREPLKVKARVGYLPDQVGFYGELTAWENLRYTTRLLGLPEAEAKARIEEVLKRMGLWEVRDRRVSAFSRGMRQRLGLAEVLLKRPKVAILDEPTLGLDPEAAREFLELIKGLKAEGITVLLSSHLLHQVQEVCDRVGLFHKGRLALVGTVEELAQRVLGGGYEIQMEASPGLEEAFRRLEGVVRVVAEGGRYRVLATRDLRPQLARMATEQGELLSLSLHHPSLDEVYAHYFKEVAHAA from the coding sequence ATGGCGGTCATCGAAACCCATGGCCTCACCAAGCGCTACGGCCGGGTGGTGGCCGTGGAGGACCTGAACCTGGAGGTGCAGGAGGGGGAGGTGTTTGGCCTCCTGGGCCCCAACGGCTCGGGAAAGACCACCACCATCCTCATGCTCCTGGGCCTCACCGAGCCCACCCGGGGCAAGGCCCGGGTCCTGGGCCTGGACCCCATGCGGGAGCCCCTCAAGGTCAAGGCCCGGGTGGGCTACCTCCCCGACCAGGTGGGGTTTTATGGGGAGCTCACCGCCTGGGAGAACCTGCGCTACACCACCCGCCTTCTGGGCCTTCCCGAGGCCGAGGCCAAGGCCCGCATAGAAGAGGTGCTCAAGCGCATGGGCCTGTGGGAGGTGCGGGACCGAAGGGTCTCCGCCTTCAGCCGGGGGATGCGGCAGCGGCTTGGGCTTGCCGAGGTCCTCCTGAAGAGGCCCAAGGTGGCCATCCTGGACGAGCCCACCCTGGGCCTGGACCCGGAGGCCGCCCGGGAGTTTCTGGAGCTCATTAAGGGCCTGAAGGCGGAGGGCATCACCGTCCTCCTTTCCAGCCACCTCCTGCACCAGGTGCAGGAGGTCTGCGACCGGGTGGGGCTTTTCCACAAGGGCCGCCTGGCCCTTGTGGGCACGGTGGAGGAGCTGGCGCAGCGGGTCTTAGGGGGCGGGTACGAGATCCAGATGGAGGCCAGCCCGGGCCTCGAGGAGGCCTTCCGCCGCCTGGAGGGCGTGGTCCGGGTGGTGGCGGAGGGCGGGCGGTACCGGGTCCTAGCCACCCGGGACCTCCGCCCCCAGCTGGCCCGGATGGCCACGGAGCAGGGCGAGCTCCTAAGCCTCTCGCTGCACCACCCCAGCCTGGACGAGGTGTACGCCCACTACTTCAAGGAGGTGGCCCATGCGGCGTGA
- a CDS encoding long-chain-fatty-acid--CoA ligase → MDQAGSKPWLAHYDPGVPPEVEVPPIPLWRFLENSANRYPQHVALEFLGKTLTYGELWEKSRRFAEGLKALGVRPGDRVAIMLPNSPQFVIAFYGTLLAGGVGVNVNPLYTPRELRHQLKDSGAETLVILDHLLPRFLEVEGETPVKRTVVTGIKDFLPFPKNLLYPLKARKDKLPLGFPKRDGFHAFLDLLKHPPATPHPADPEDLALLQYTGGTTGISKGAMLTHRNLVANVLQIDAWDSTSKELQGKGVMLGALPFFHVYGMTVAMNYGIYSGYKIVLLPRPEIQAIVEAIEKHQVTHFPGVPTLYVAFNTFPGIEKRNVKSIRICLSGAAPLPVEVAKRFEEITGARLIEGYGLSEASPVTHSNPVLGEIKKGSIGMPLPSVEAKVVDEEGQEVPLGEVGELIVKGPNVMKGYWNRPEETQRTLKEGWLFTGDMARMDQDGHFYIVDRKKDMIIAGGYNIYPREVEEVLYQHEAVQEAAVVGVPDPYRGETVAAFIVLKEAYKGKVSEKDLEAFCRQNLAAYKVPRIIQFRDSLPKSSVGKILRRELREEFAKRQP, encoded by the coding sequence ATGGACCAAGCAGGCTCCAAGCCCTGGCTCGCCCACTACGATCCTGGCGTTCCCCCAGAGGTGGAGGTCCCCCCCATCCCCCTGTGGCGCTTCCTGGAAAACAGCGCCAACCGCTACCCCCAGCATGTGGCCCTGGAGTTCTTGGGCAAAACCCTGACCTATGGGGAGCTATGGGAGAAATCCCGACGCTTCGCCGAGGGGCTCAAGGCCCTAGGGGTGAGGCCTGGCGACCGGGTGGCCATCATGCTCCCCAACTCCCCCCAGTTCGTCATCGCCTTCTACGGCACCCTCCTGGCGGGGGGTGTGGGCGTCAACGTGAACCCCCTCTACACCCCCAGGGAGCTAAGGCACCAGCTCAAGGACTCCGGGGCGGAGACCCTGGTCATCCTGGACCACCTCCTGCCCCGCTTCCTGGAGGTGGAAGGGGAAACCCCGGTGAAGCGCACCGTGGTCACGGGCATCAAGGACTTCCTCCCCTTCCCCAAGAACCTCCTTTACCCCTTGAAGGCCAGGAAGGACAAGCTCCCCCTGGGCTTCCCCAAACGGGACGGTTTCCACGCCTTCCTGGACCTCCTGAAACACCCCCCCGCCACCCCCCACCCGGCCGACCCCGAGGACCTGGCCCTCCTGCAGTACACGGGGGGTACCACGGGCATCTCCAAGGGGGCCATGCTCACCCACCGGAACCTGGTGGCCAACGTCCTGCAGATCGATGCCTGGGATTCCACCTCCAAGGAGCTCCAGGGCAAAGGGGTCATGCTGGGCGCCCTGCCCTTCTTCCACGTCTACGGCATGACCGTGGCCATGAACTACGGCATCTACTCCGGGTACAAGATCGTCCTTTTGCCCAGGCCGGAGATCCAGGCCATTGTGGAGGCCATTGAGAAGCATCAGGTCACCCACTTCCCCGGGGTGCCCACCCTCTACGTGGCCTTCAACACCTTCCCGGGCATTGAAAAACGAAACGTAAAGAGCATCCGCATCTGCCTCTCGGGAGCCGCCCCCCTGCCGGTGGAGGTGGCCAAGCGCTTCGAGGAGATCACCGGGGCCCGGCTCATCGAGGGCTACGGCCTCTCCGAGGCGAGCCCCGTGACCCATTCCAACCCCGTGCTGGGGGAGATCAAAAAGGGTTCCATCGGCATGCCCCTCCCCAGCGTGGAGGCCAAGGTGGTGGACGAGGAGGGCCAGGAGGTCCCCTTGGGCGAGGTGGGAGAGCTCATCGTCAAAGGCCCCAACGTCATGAAAGGCTACTGGAACCGCCCCGAGGAAACCCAAAGGACCCTCAAGGAAGGCTGGCTCTTCACCGGCGACATGGCCAGAATGGACCAAGACGGCCACTTCTACATCGTGGACCGCAAAAAGGACATGATCATCGCCGGCGGCTACAACATCTACCCCCGCGAGGTGGAAGAGGTCCTCTACCAGCACGAGGCCGTCCAGGAGGCCGCCGTGGTAGGCGTGCCCGACCCCTACCGCGGGGAAACCGTGGCCGCCTTCATCGTCCTCAAGGAGGCCTATAAGGGCAAGGTCTCGGAAAAGGACCTCGAGGCCTTCTGCCGGCAAAACCTCGCCGCCTACAAGGTCCCCCGCATCATCCAGTTCCGCGATAGCCTCCCCAAATCCAGCGTGGGCAAGATCCTCAGGCGGGAGCTTCGCGAGGAGTTCGCCAAAAGGCAACCCTAG
- the sdhA gene encoding succinate dehydrogenase flavoprotein subunit gives MAHRHEVIVVGAGGAGLATALYAAREGADVAVITKLYPTRSHTGAAQGGIGAALGNVEEDHWEWHMFDTVKGGDYLTDQDAAEVFAKEVIEAVLELEHMGLPFDRLPNGKIAQRRFGGHTKDWGKAPVHRAAHAADRTGHMILQTLYQQCVKHNITFYNEFHVTDVILEDGVAKGLVAYELATGELHLFQAKAIVIASGGFGRIYKVTSNAYTLTGDLQAILYRKGLPLEDMEFYQFHPTGLYPLGILLTEGARGEGGILRNALGERFMERYAPTIKDLAPRDMVSRAMYLEVREGRGVGPKKDHVLLDLTHLPPEVIEKKLPDITEFSRIYLGVDPLKEPVPVMPTAHYAMGGIPTTLWGQVIQDEKNTVVPGLYAAGEAACVSLHGANRLGTNSLGDLVVFGRRAGIHAARFAKDADYHELKADHLGESRERIERIKNSTGKEKVAVLRAELQQSMMDHASVFRTGELLAKQVEILKELMDRYRNISIEDKGDAYNTELVEALELGYLLEVSEALVHSALNRTESRGAHAREDYPERDDGNWLKHTLAYKVADGKVAFRYKPVVLGRFEPKARTY, from the coding sequence ATGGCGCACAGACACGAGGTCATCGTGGTAGGCGCAGGCGGCGCGGGCCTGGCTACAGCCCTTTATGCGGCCCGGGAAGGCGCGGACGTGGCGGTGATCACCAAGCTCTACCCCACGCGAAGCCACACCGGGGCCGCCCAAGGGGGGATAGGGGCGGCCTTGGGCAACGTGGAGGAGGACCACTGGGAGTGGCACATGTTTGACACGGTGAAGGGGGGGGACTACCTCACCGACCAGGACGCCGCCGAGGTCTTCGCCAAGGAGGTGATCGAGGCGGTCCTGGAGCTGGAGCACATGGGCCTCCCCTTTGACCGGCTCCCGAACGGCAAGATTGCCCAGCGCCGCTTCGGCGGCCACACCAAGGACTGGGGCAAGGCCCCGGTGCACCGGGCGGCCCACGCCGCGGACCGCACCGGGCACATGATCCTCCAGACCCTCTACCAGCAGTGCGTGAAGCATAACATCACCTTTTACAACGAGTTCCATGTGACCGACGTCATCCTGGAGGATGGGGTGGCCAAGGGGCTGGTGGCCTACGAGCTCGCCACCGGGGAGCTTCACCTCTTCCAGGCCAAGGCCATCGTCATCGCCTCGGGGGGCTTTGGCCGCATCTACAAGGTGACCTCCAACGCCTACACCCTCACCGGGGACCTGCAGGCCATCCTCTACCGCAAGGGGCTCCCCCTGGAGGACATGGAGTTCTACCAGTTCCACCCCACGGGCCTCTACCCCTTGGGCATCCTCCTCACCGAGGGGGCCCGGGGGGAGGGGGGCATCCTGAGGAACGCCCTGGGGGAGCGCTTCATGGAGCGCTACGCCCCCACCATCAAGGACCTGGCCCCCAGGGACATGGTCTCCCGGGCCATGTACCTGGAGGTGCGGGAGGGCCGGGGGGTGGGTCCTAAGAAGGACCATGTGCTCCTGGACCTCACCCACCTGCCGCCAGAGGTCATTGAGAAGAAGCTTCCCGACATCACCGAGTTCAGCCGCATCTACCTGGGGGTGGACCCCCTGAAGGAGCCGGTGCCGGTGATGCCCACCGCCCACTACGCCATGGGGGGCATCCCCACCACCCTTTGGGGCCAGGTGATCCAGGACGAGAAGAACACCGTGGTGCCCGGGCTTTACGCCGCCGGGGAGGCGGCTTGCGTGAGCCTGCACGGGGCCAACCGCCTGGGGACCAACTCCTTGGGGGACCTGGTGGTCTTTGGTCGGCGCGCGGGGATCCATGCCGCCCGCTTCGCCAAGGACGCCGACTACCACGAGCTTAAGGCCGACCACCTGGGCGAAAGCCGCGAGCGCATTGAGCGGATCAAGAACTCCACCGGCAAGGAGAAGGTGGCGGTGCTTCGGGCCGAGCTCCAGCAGTCCATGATGGACCACGCCTCCGTCTTCCGCACCGGGGAACTCCTCGCCAAGCAGGTGGAGATCCTGAAGGAGCTCATGGACCGCTACCGGAACATCTCCATAGAGGACAAGGGGGATGCCTACAACACCGAGCTGGTGGAGGCCCTGGAGCTGGGGTACCTCCTCGAGGTCTCCGAGGCCCTGGTGCACTCCGCCTTAAACCGCACCGAGTCCCGCGGGGCCCACGCCCGGGAGGACTACCCCGAGCGGGACGACGGGAACTGGCTCAAGCACACCCTGGCCTACAAGGTGGCCGATGGGAAGGTGGCCTTCCGCTACAAGCCCGTGGTCCTGGGCCGCTTTGAGCCCAAGGCCCGCACCTACTAG
- a CDS encoding phosphoribosyltransferase yields the protein MRFRDRRHAGALLVEALKPLGLERPVVLGIPRGGVVVADEVAKGLGGELDVVLVRKVGAPGNPEFALGAVGEKGGMVLKPYAHQYADPSYLEREAARQKDVIRRRAERYRKVRPKVPLAGRDVVLVDDGIATGSTMEAALAVVLSESPRRVVVAVPVASPDALERLKNQAEVVVLSTPPDFAAVGAYYMDFGEVTDEEVEGLLLQWAA from the coding sequence ATGCGCTTCCGCGACCGCAGGCACGCCGGGGCCCTTTTGGTGGAGGCCCTGAAGCCCTTGGGTCTTGAACGCCCTGTGGTGTTGGGCATCCCCCGAGGCGGGGTGGTGGTGGCCGATGAGGTGGCTAAAGGCCTAGGGGGGGAGCTGGATGTGGTCCTGGTGCGCAAGGTGGGGGCCCCGGGGAATCCCGAGTTTGCCCTGGGGGCGGTGGGGGAGAAGGGGGGCATGGTGTTGAAGCCCTATGCCCACCAGTACGCCGACCCAAGCTACCTGGAGCGCGAGGCGGCCCGGCAGAAGGACGTGATCCGGAGGCGGGCCGAGCGCTACCGCAAGGTGCGGCCCAAGGTGCCCCTTGCGGGCCGGGATGTGGTGCTGGTGGATGACGGCATCGCCACCGGCTCCACCATGGAGGCGGCCTTGGCCGTGGTTCTTTCGGAGAGCCCCCGGCGGGTGGTGGTGGCGGTGCCCGTGGCCAGCCCCGATGCCCTGGAGCGACTGAAGAATCAGGCCGAGGTGGTGGTGCTCTCCACCCCACCGGACTTCGCCGCCGTGGGGGCGTACTACATGGACTTCGGCGAGGTCACGGATGAGGAGGTGGAGGGCCTTTTGCTACAATGGGCGGCATGA
- a CDS encoding succinate dehydrogenase hydrophobic membrane anchor subunit, with product MAIRSKRYQEARLEASTNLELYWWVFMRISGVVLVFLLLGHMWMNAILMDLNKIDYDYVAKRLSQTTWKIYDLLILALGLLHGANGLRYVLDDWVRNPSRRFWTKAVLYSLIAFLFLLGSLSLFNHDFGVN from the coding sequence ATGGCGATTAGGTCCAAGCGGTATCAGGAGGCGAGGCTCGAGGCCAGCACCAACCTCGAGCTCTACTGGTGGGTTTTCATGCGCATCTCCGGCGTGGTCCTGGTCTTTTTGCTCCTGGGCCACATGTGGATGAACGCCATCCTTATGGACCTCAACAAGATCGACTACGACTACGTGGCCAAGCGGCTTTCCCAGACCACCTGGAAGATCTACGACCTCTTGATCCTGGCCCTGGGTCTGTTGCACGGAGCCAATGGGCTTCGCTATGTCTTGGACGACTGGGTTCGTAACCCCTCCAGGCGGTTTTGGACCAAGGCGGTGCTCTACAGCCTGATAGCCTTTCTTTTCCTTCTGGGGAGCCTTTCCCTTTTCAACCATGATTTTGGGGTGAACTAG
- a CDS encoding cupin domain-containing protein: MGGMKPVVKQGASVEARPVERGEKAFIQVLIGPEDGAPHFITRKFTILPGGRIPKHKHPTIEHEQYVLSGRMKVLLGDEVREVGAGQAVYIPPDTPHAYVNEGDEPVEFLCVIPKTNAYATEWLEE; this comes from the coding sequence ATGGGCGGCATGAAGCCCGTGGTCAAACAGGGGGCCAGCGTGGAGGCCCGTCCCGTGGAACGGGGGGAGAAGGCCTTCATCCAGGTGCTCATCGGTCCTGAGGATGGAGCCCCCCACTTCATCACCCGAAAGTTCACCATCCTGCCGGGTGGCAGGATCCCCAAGCACAAGCACCCCACCATTGAGCACGAGCAGTACGTGCTTTCTGGGCGCATGAAGGTGCTTTTGGGCGACGAGGTGAGGGAGGTGGGGGCTGGGCAGGCGGTCTACATCCCCCCGGACACGCCCCATGCCTACGTGAACGAGGGGGATGAGCCGGTGGAGTTCCTCTGCGTCATCCCCAAGACCAACGCCTACGCCACCGAGTGGCTGGAGGAATAA
- a CDS encoding NEW3 domain-containing protein, with amino-acid sequence MVRKVLTLVLLVLGVALAQGFRGLSLGTPYPEIGVQPGESVNLTLTLKNHGLPPGVVRVQVAEAPQGWQASLIGGGRLVRAVYLSPDGETTLTLRLQPPKEVKPGTYRFLVRAEGLGHTASLPIGLVVGQGLPQRLSLEAELPILKGPPTSSFRYRVTLKNESDRDLLVSLEYEAPKGWQVSFTPAFSSQQVTSLPIKAGESKDLDVEVSLPKDTKADTYGLTLRAVAGEAKAELGLTLEVTGRPEVRFTTKEGRLSGQVVAGRENAVKLLVKNEGSAPAKNLSFSAMEPSGWEVKFEPDKLEALDPGQEQEVTARIKPSPKAVTGDYMVTLSLSGAEGLSESLDYRATVVRSSLWGLVGVGIMAVALLVLAFAVNRFGRR; translated from the coding sequence ATGGTGCGCAAGGTGCTCACCCTGGTTCTTCTAGTCCTCGGCGTGGCCTTAGCCCAGGGCTTCCGCGGCCTTTCCCTAGGCACCCCCTATCCGGAGATCGGGGTGCAACCCGGGGAGAGCGTCAACCTCACCCTCACCCTCAAGAACCATGGCCTTCCCCCGGGGGTGGTCCGGGTCCAGGTGGCGGAGGCCCCGCAGGGCTGGCAGGCCAGCCTCATCGGCGGAGGCCGTCTGGTGCGGGCGGTTTACCTGAGCCCGGACGGGGAAACCACCCTTACCCTTCGCCTCCAGCCCCCCAAGGAGGTGAAGCCCGGCACCTACCGCTTCCTGGTGCGGGCCGAGGGGCTGGGCCATACCGCCAGCCTTCCCATCGGCCTGGTGGTGGGGCAGGGCCTGCCGCAGAGGCTGAGCCTCGAGGCGGAGCTCCCCATCCTCAAGGGTCCTCCCACCAGCTCCTTCCGCTACCGGGTGACCCTGAAGAACGAATCCGACCGCGACCTCTTGGTCTCCCTGGAGTACGAGGCCCCCAAGGGGTGGCAGGTGTCCTTCACCCCTGCCTTCTCCAGCCAGCAGGTGACCAGCCTGCCCATCAAGGCCGGGGAGAGCAAGGACCTGGACGTGGAGGTCTCCCTGCCTAAGGACACCAAGGCGGACACCTACGGCCTCACCCTGAGGGCCGTGGCCGGGGAGGCCAAGGCGGAGCTGGGGCTTACCCTGGAGGTCACGGGCCGGCCGGAGGTCCGCTTCACCACCAAGGAGGGGCGGCTTTCCGGCCAGGTGGTGGCGGGCCGGGAGAACGCGGTCAAGCTCCTGGTGAAGAACGAAGGGAGCGCCCCGGCCAAGAACCTGTCCTTTAGCGCCATGGAGCCCTCGGGCTGGGAGGTGAAGTTTGAGCCCGACAAGCTGGAGGCCCTGGACCCTGGCCAGGAGCAGGAGGTGACCGCCCGCATCAAGCCCTCCCCCAAGGCGGTCACCGGGGACTACATGGTGACCCTTAGCCTTTCCGGGGCCGAGGGCCTCTCCGAGAGCCTGGACTACCGGGCCACGGTGGTGCGCTCCAGCCTCTGGGGCCTGGTGGGGGTGGGCATCATGGCCGTGGCCCTTTTGGTCCTGGCCTTCGCCGTGAACCGTTTCGGCCGGAGGTAG
- the speD gene encoding adenosylmethionine decarboxylase has translation MELFGFGPHLMVDGYDANPEKLRDAELVRRVLDELPEEMEMTKVLPPFVYSYGPQGEDGVTGVVIIAESHIAIHTFPKKRFLSIDIFSCKAFDMAQVLRKLTAVFEIGRYETYMINRGKEFPKDPELARKIVLGEREYLEARVG, from the coding sequence ATGGAACTCTTTGGGTTCGGCCCGCATCTCATGGTGGACGGCTACGACGCCAACCCCGAAAAGCTCCGGGATGCCGAGTTGGTGCGCCGTGTCCTGGACGAGCTCCCCGAGGAAATGGAGATGACCAAGGTGCTCCCCCCCTTCGTCTACAGCTACGGGCCTCAAGGGGAGGATGGGGTGACCGGGGTGGTGATCATCGCCGAAAGCCACATCGCCATCCACACCTTCCCCAAAAAGCGCTTCCTTTCCATAGACATCTTCTCCTGCAAGGCCTTTGACATGGCCCAGGTGCTGAGAAAGCTCACCGCGGTCTTTGAGATCGGCCGCTACGAAACCTACATGATCAACCGGGGCAAGGAGTTCCCCAAGGACCCCGAGCTGGCCCGGAAGATCGTCCTGGGGGAGCGGGAATACCTCGAGGCCCGCGTGGGCTAA
- a CDS encoding ABC transporter permease, giving the protein MRREGSPWTGLWAVFFKEMADHLTGLRMRILEGLILLSALAAVYTGTRTLRQTVGEDPFLYLKLLTTAQDPLPSFVGFLSFFVPLAAIALAFDAVNGEHVRGTLSRILSQPIYRDALLFGKFLAGLGTLAVLLTALFLLVVGLGLFTLGVPPEGEEMARALLFLLATLAYAGFWLALGLLFSVLFRQPATAALAAIGVWLFFAVFFPILTDLAANALLLRADPFDPESQLRQASLALWISRLSPNTLYAETLTAVLNPAVRSLGPILITQLEGAVLGTPLPLSQSLLLIWPQLTGLVSLVILLFTLAYVSFQRQEVRA; this is encoded by the coding sequence ATGCGGCGTGAAGGCTCCCCTTGGACCGGGCTCTGGGCGGTCTTCTTCAAGGAGATGGCCGACCACCTCACGGGCCTGAGGATGCGGATTCTAGAGGGGCTGATCCTCCTTTCCGCCCTGGCCGCCGTCTACACCGGCACCCGGACCCTGCGCCAGACCGTGGGGGAGGACCCCTTCCTCTACCTCAAGCTCCTCACCACCGCCCAGGACCCCTTGCCCTCCTTTGTGGGCTTCCTCTCCTTCTTCGTGCCCCTGGCCGCCATCGCCTTGGCCTTTGATGCGGTGAACGGGGAGCACGTCCGGGGGACGCTTTCCCGTATCCTCTCCCAACCCATCTACCGGGACGCCCTCCTCTTTGGCAAGTTCCTGGCAGGCCTCGGCACCCTGGCGGTGCTCCTCACCGCCCTTTTCCTCCTGGTGGTGGGCCTTGGCCTCTTCACCCTGGGGGTGCCCCCCGAAGGCGAGGAGATGGCCCGGGCCCTCCTCTTCCTCCTGGCCACCCTGGCCTACGCGGGCTTCTGGCTCGCCCTGGGCCTCCTTTTCTCCGTGCTGTTCCGCCAGCCGGCCACCGCCGCCTTGGCGGCCATCGGGGTCTGGCTCTTCTTCGCCGTTTTCTTCCCCATCCTCACGGATCTTGCGGCCAATGCCCTCCTCCTGCGGGCTGACCCCTTTGACCCGGAAAGCCAGCTCAGGCAGGCAAGCCTGGCCCTCTGGATCTCCCGGCTTTCCCCCAACACCCTCTATGCGGAAACCCTCACCGCGGTCCTGAACCCGGCGGTGCGCTCCCTGGGCCCCATCCTCATCACCCAGCTGGAGGGTGCGGTGCTGGGAACCCCCCTTCCCCTCTCCCAGAGCCTCCTCCTCATCTGGCCCCAGCTCACCGGCCTCGTGTCCTTGGTCATCCTCCTCTTCACCCTGGCCTACGTGAGCTTCCAGCGCCAGGAGGTCCGGGCCTGA
- the sdhC gene encoding succinate dehydrogenase, cytochrome b556 subunit, which produces MYRGREGQWAFYLHRLSGLGILVFLMLHVANISSAMWGPEVSNALMKFYHQPVFQLGLLLLIAGVIYHGFNGLRIILMDFTSWGVRYQRQLWYGVWVLFVVFYLPFLVKIGGGILGGSHGD; this is translated from the coding sequence ATGTACAGGGGAAGAGAAGGGCAGTGGGCGTTTTACCTGCACCGGCTCTCGGGTCTAGGGATCCTGGTTTTCCTGATGCTTCACGTGGCCAACATTTCCAGCGCCATGTGGGGACCGGAGGTGTCCAACGCCCTTATGAAGTTCTACCATCAACCGGTCTTCCAGCTTGGGCTACTTCTCCTCATCGCCGGGGTGATCTACCACGGGTTCAATGGCCTCCGGATCATCCTCATGGACTTCACCTCCTGGGGGGTGCGCTACCAACGTCAGCTTTGGTACGGGGTCTGGGTTCTTTTCGTGGTCTTCTACCTGCCCTTCTTGGTGAAGATCGGGGGCGGGATTCTTGGGGGTAGCCATGGCGATTAG